Proteins encoded by one window of Aphis gossypii isolate Hap1 chromosome X, ASM2018417v2, whole genome shotgun sequence:
- the LOC114129091 gene encoding uncharacterized protein LOC114129091, whose amino-acid sequence MDFILRILILVVITFSPWVATLNNEAINTQNYEERQSGQLCPPMAYKEKYEVVFIENGIQMYGCASLDHNREFSEVPVLQFWFEAPINSNLEPTFCKNINKTVPYIFECMSKTEPTNKEEIDKGLKYISLNQYPTQFIQVLPTYRCAAFVAEEHTDRGIIEIRMVFSNLRAKSYDKTQCEGLSYMLLNKDMIYDVEKLNKWPEGASYVFMRGNIPPKILPTTKKITTTTERPPFTFYDFLYALSHHRF is encoded by the exons ATGGACTTTAtactaagaatattaattttagtagtaATCACATTTTCCCCATGGGTTGCAACTTTGAATAACGAAGCTATCAATACAcaaaatt ACGAGGAGAGACAAAGTGGCCAATTATGTCCTCCAATGGCATACAAGGAAAAGTATGAGGTAGTTTTTATTGAGAATGGGATACAGATGTACGGATGCGCCTCCCTGGATCACAACCGGGAATTTAGTGAAGTGCCAGTGTTACAATTTTGGTTTGAAGCTCCCATTAATTCAAACTTAGAACCTACATTTTGCAAGAACATAAATA AGACGGTCCCTTACATTTTCGAATGTATGTCAAAAACAGAACCGACCAATAAGGAAGAGATTGACAAAGGTTTAAAGTATATATCGCTAAATCAATATCCAACACAATTTATACAAGTCCTACCAACCTACAGATGTGCT GCATTTGTCGCTGAGGAACACACAGACCGTGGAATTATAGAAATCCGGATGGTATTTAGTAATTTGAGAGCAAAGAGTTATGATAAAACACAGTGCGAAGGTCTATCGTATATGCTGTTAAATAAAGATATGATATATGATGTTGAGAAGCTAAACAAATGGCCCGAAGGAGCttcttatgtatttatgaGAGGAAACATCCCGCCCAAAATACTACctacaactaaaaaaattacaacaacCACAGAAAGACCCCCCTTTACATTTTATGACTTTTTATACGCATTATCACATCatcgtttttaa